The Nitrospirota bacterium genome has a segment encoding these proteins:
- the recR gene encoding recombination protein RecR, with the protein MNNGIIENLITALTKLPGIGRKTAQRLTFFILAMPEDEAKSIAKAIIELKEKAQFCVSCFNITEDELCSICKDQSRDHSRICVVEEPSNLIVIEKTNKYNGLYHVLLGALSPIDGVTPERLKINELVEKVKNGGIVEVVLATNPDTKGEITAKYLSQLLKPLGVKVTRIACGLPIGGDIEFADEVTLSRAFEGRREI; encoded by the coding sequence ATGAACAATGGGATTATTGAAAATCTCATAACTGCCCTCACAAAACTTCCGGGCATTGGAAGAAAGACCGCTCAGAGGCTGACTTTTTTCATTCTCGCCATGCCTGAGGATGAAGCCAAATCGATTGCTAAGGCCATAATTGAGCTAAAGGAAAAGGCTCAATTCTGCGTGAGTTGTTTTAATATCACCGAAGATGAACTGTGTTCTATATGTAAAGACCAGAGCAGGGATCACAGCAGAATCTGCGTTGTCGAAGAGCCCAGCAATTTAATAGTCATCGAGAAGACAAATAAATACAATGGCCTCTATCATGTGCTACTTGGTGCCCTTTCGCCTATAGATGGTGTAACTCCTGAAAGACTTAAGATAAATGAATTGGTTGAAAAGGTGAAAAATGGCGGCATTGTTGAAGTGGTTCTTGCTACAAATCCAGATACAAAGGGTGAAATCACAGCCAAGTATCTCTCACAGCTTCTAAAACCCCTCGGAGTAAAAGTCACCCGCATCGCTTGCGGCCTGCCGATTGGAGGCGATATTGAATTCGCTGATGAGGTAACCCTCTCCAGGGCATTTGAGGGAAGAAGAGAGATATAG
- the glnA gene encoding type I glutamate--ammonia ligase, whose product MTPKDVIKFAQENKAVMVDFKFLDFPGMWQHFSVPIDELREEIFEEGLGFDGSSIRGWQAIHTSDMLIIPDPTTLFMDPFREYPTLSLTCNIVDPITKESYTRDPRYIAQKAENYMKSIKIADTAYFGPEPEFFILDDIRFDQTPNSGYYFIDSKEGIWNSGRVEGPNLGYKPRHKEGYFPVPPTDTQEDIRTEVVVEMQKCGIYVEKQHHEVATAGQGEIDMRYAPLVKMADQLMIFKYLLKNVARRHGKTVTFMPKPIFGDNGSGMHTHQSLWKNGKPLFAGSGYAGLSELALYYIGGVLKHAPALAAITSPTTNSYKRLTPGFEAPVNLAYSGRNRSAGIRIPMYSASPKAKRIEVRFPDPSCNPYLCFAAMLMAGLDGIENKIHPGDPLDKDIYELGPEELAAVPSMPASLEEALNNLEADNEFLKKGNVFTDDAIETWITYKRTKEVDALRLRPHPYEFFLYFDI is encoded by the coding sequence ATGACACCAAAGGATGTAATTAAGTTTGCTCAGGAAAACAAGGCAGTAATGGTTGACTTTAAGTTTCTTGATTTTCCCGGGATGTGGCAGCACTTCTCAGTGCCTATCGATGAGCTGAGAGAAGAAATATTTGAGGAAGGCCTCGGCTTTGATGGCTCATCAATAAGGGGATGGCAGGCAATCCATACATCAGACATGCTCATAATCCCTGATCCCACAACACTATTCATGGACCCATTCAGAGAGTATCCCACATTAAGCCTTACATGTAATATTGTTGACCCTATAACAAAAGAGAGCTACACAAGGGATCCACGATATATTGCTCAAAAGGCTGAGAATTACATGAAGTCTATAAAAATTGCTGATACAGCCTATTTTGGCCCTGAGCCTGAGTTTTTTATTCTTGATGATATACGTTTCGACCAGACACCAAACAGCGGCTACTATTTTATTGATTCAAAAGAGGGCATCTGGAATTCAGGCCGTGTAGAGGGCCCTAACCTCGGTTATAAGCCCAGGCACAAAGAGGGTTATTTCCCCGTGCCACCAACCGATACTCAGGAAGATATAAGGACTGAGGTAGTGGTTGAGATGCAGAAATGTGGCATCTATGTTGAAAAACAACACCACGAGGTTGCAACCGCAGGTCAGGGAGAGATTGATATGAGATATGCCCCGCTCGTGAAGATGGCAGACCAGTTGATGATTTTCAAATACCTCCTGAAGAATGTAGCAAGAAGGCATGGAAAGACCGTCACATTTATGCCAAAACCAATCTTTGGAGACAATGGCTCAGGAATGCATACCCACCAGAGTCTCTGGAAAAATGGCAAACCCCTTTTTGCTGGCAGTGGCTATGCAGGCTTAAGTGAGCTCGCCCTCTATTACATAGGCGGCGTACTAAAGCACGCACCTGCCCTTGCCGCTATTACAAGCCCGACCACCAATTCTTATAAGCGTCTTACCCCGGGGTTTGAGGCACCGGTGAACCTTGCTTACTCTGGCCGTAACCGCTCTGCTGGAATCAGGATTCCCATGTATTCAGCAAGCCCAAAGGCAAAGAGGATTGAGGTGAGGTTCCCTGACCCATCCTGCAATCCTTATCTATGCTTTGCAGCAATGCTCATGGCTGGCCTTGACGGCATCGAAAATAAGATACACCCGGGAGACCCTCTCGATAAGGACATCTATGAACTTGGCCCTGAAGAGCTTGCTGCGGTGCCGAGTATGCCGGCAAGCCTTGAGGAAGCTCTTAATAACCTGGAGGCTGACAATGAATTCCTGAAAAAGGGTAACGTGTTTACAGATGATGCCATAGAGACATGGATTACTTACAAGAGGACAAAAGAGGTAGATGCGCTGAGGCTCAGGCCACATCCCTACGAGTTCTTTCTGTATTTTGATATTTAA
- a CDS encoding P-II family nitrogen regulator, which yields MKKVEAIIKPFKLDEVKDALNEIGIQGMTVTEVKGFGRQKGHTELYRGAEYVVDFIPKIKIEIVVSNNLVQKVLEVIEKTAKTGKIGDGKIFVYPIEDVIRIRTGERGEAAV from the coding sequence ATGAAAAAGGTCGAGGCTATAATAAAGCCTTTTAAACTCGATGAGGTTAAAGACGCCCTTAATGAAATAGGCATTCAGGGAATGACGGTTACTGAAGTAAAGGGCTTTGGAAGGCAGAAAGGGCACACAGAGCTTTACAGGGGCGCTGAATATGTTGTAGATTTTATTCCAAAAATCAAGATAGAGATTGTGGTCTCAAATAACCTCGTCCAGAAAGTCCTGGAGGTCATTGAGAAAACCGCAAAAACAGGAAAGATAGGTGATGGAAAGATCTTTGTCTATCCCATCGAGGATGTGATAAGGATAAGGACAGGCGAACGTGGAGAGGCAGCAGTGTAA
- a CDS encoding AbrB/MazE/SpoVT family DNA-binding domain-containing protein — MLTAKVTTKGQITIPKEIREKLGVQPGENLSFEEKNGIFYIKKSLKKSPFDKWVGKLKTLKGQKTDAVIDDLRGK; from the coding sequence ATGTTGACAGCAAAGGTTACTACTAAGGGACAGATTACCATTCCTAAAGAAATAAGAGAAAAGCTCGGAGTTCAACCCGGAGAAAATCTCAGCTTTGAGGAAAAAAATGGTATATTCTACATTAAAAAATCTCTCAAGAAGTCTCCATTTGACAAATGGGTCGGTAAGCTTAAAACACTTAAGGGGCAAAAAACTGATGCAGTCATTGATGACTTGAGAGGAAAATGA
- a CDS encoding type II toxin-antitoxin system VapC family toxin, translating to MITAIDTNILLDILIPDESHFLSSKNLLDEYIEKGQLIICEIVYAELASQFIDEKEIRAFLSDTGIRLVHSNEKTLYIAGERWRDYAKNRRAVVCRKCRSPIQLRQRVVSDFIVGAHALVNANLLLSRDRGFYRAYFKDLKVGG from the coding sequence ATGATAACTGCTATAGATACCAACATCCTGCTGGATATTCTTATTCCTGACGAGAGCCATTTTTTGAGTTCAAAAAACCTGCTCGATGAATACATAGAAAAAGGCCAACTGATAATATGCGAGATTGTATATGCCGAGCTCGCCTCTCAATTTATCGATGAAAAAGAGATTCGTGCATTTCTTTCCGATACAGGCATCAGGCTTGTTCACTCCAATGAAAAAACGCTATATATTGCCGGTGAGCGATGGAGGGATTATGCAAAAAACAGGAGAGCGGTTGTTTGCAGGAAATGCCGTAGCCCAATTCAATTAAGGCAGCGGGTGGTTAGTGATTTCATTGTAGGCGCCCATGCACTTGTAAATGCTAATCTGCTCCTTTCAAGGGACAGAGGATTTTACAGGGCTTATTTTAAGGATTTGAAGGTGGGGGGATAA
- a CDS encoding response regulator has product MNNITGGSETILVAEDDIALRRLIKDVLEGFGYKVIDAEDGEDAIKKFIENTDRIQLLILDVIMPKKDGKEVYEGVRKIRPDIKVLFTSGYAADFIHKKGILEEGLNFILKPVSPKELLRKVREVLDK; this is encoded by the coding sequence ATGAATAATATTACAGGCGGTTCAGAGACAATACTTGTAGCAGAAGATGATATAGCTTTAAGAAGACTCATAAAAGATGTGCTTGAGGGATTTGGCTATAAGGTGATAGATGCAGAGGATGGAGAAGATGCAATAAAGAAATTCATAGAGAATACAGACAGAATCCAGCTCCTCATCCTCGATGTAATAATGCCGAAGAAGGATGGCAAGGAAGTTTATGAAGGGGTAAGGAAGATAAGACCTGATATTAAGGTACTTTTTACAAGTGGATATGCTGCAGATTTTATTCATAAAAAGGGAATCCTTGAAGAGGGTTTAAACTTTATCCTGAAACCTGTTTCACCAAAAGAGCTTTTAAGAAAGGTGCGAGAGGTGCTGGATAAGTGA
- a CDS encoding RNA-binding protein encodes MSTKLYVGNLSFQASESEVKDLFSQAGEVESVKIITDSYTGQPRGFGFVEMSSKADAEKAIAMFNGKEFMGRAMTVNEARPQQKRERFGERGGRGGGGGRGGRR; translated from the coding sequence ATGAGCACAAAGCTTTACGTGGGGAATCTCTCCTTTCAGGCATCGGAGAGCGAAGTCAAAGACTTATTTTCACAGGCAGGGGAAGTTGAATCTGTAAAAATAATAACAGATTCATATACAGGCCAGCCGAGAGGGTTTGGTTTTGTTGAGATGTCCTCGAAGGCAGATGCCGAAAAAGCAATAGCCATGTTTAATGGTAAAGAATTTATGGGCAGGGCGATGACAGTGAATGAAGCAAGACCCCAGCAGAAGAGAGAGCGGTTTGGTGAAAGAGGAGGTAGAGGAGGAGGAGGGGGAAGAGGAGGAAGGAGATAA